The genomic stretch GACATATGATTTGAGCACCCGCTGTCCACGAACCACATTCTTTCATTTGCATCAGCAACTATATTTGTGTGTGCCATGAATAGATTATTTTCCTCTTCCACTTTCTCTGTGAAATTTACCTTTTGTTCATCTTTTTTGCTTACTCCAACAGAAAGCTTCTTTGTGTCCATTCTTCTTGCAATAATGACATTGAATACCTTATATGTTTTGACGTCCCTCATCCTGGCGTCCGCGTCCTCTGCCACTGCCACGTCTTCGGCCATGAAATCCACCGCGAAATCCGCCTCTACCGTATCGGCCTCCTGAATTTTCAATCTTTCCTCTATAAAAAGAATCTCCTTTTACTTGAAATGCCTTCTCTTCCACCTTATCACAAGGTTTTCTCACCCTGGTTTCATGGGCTAACAAAGAACTCATCAATTCATCAAATGTGTAAGTGGACAGATCCTTTGACTCCTCAATGGCAGGAATAAGATAATCAAAGCTTTCACTCAAACTTGTTAAAACTTTACCCACAACTTGTTCATCGCTGATACTTTCACCATAGGATCCCATTTGACTGACAATTTCAGTCACTCTCGACAAATAATTCTGCACAGTTTCTTTCTCACCCATCATTAATTCAGCGAAACTGCAACGAAGCGTTTGCAATTGTACCTTAATTACTTTCTGATCACTCAAATATTCCTGCTTTAGTATTTCCCATGCTTCATGGGCTGTATTTGTTGCCGAAATCATTGGAAATATATCATCTTCCAACGCTGACTAAATGAAGAACAAGGCCTTAGCATCTTTCTTGCGATTCTCCCTCAGTGTGCCGGATTCTGTTCAGTAAAACCGTTATCCACCAAATCCCACAGTTCTTGGGATTTGAACATAGTCTTCATTTTGAACTCCATAGATGATATTTATTTTCCCTAAATTTTGGAATTTGGGACTGTGAAGTAGATGTTGTTCCATTGCCTGccatttttccttttaatttggGTGGGGATCAAACATGGAAATATTAATCTCTCTGATACCACTTATTGTGGTATAATCATATCAAAGTAAAGGATTAGGCTGGAAACTTCTGTTCTATTATTGATAAAACACATATGTACAAACGTAATATACAACAACACTTTATAATGCTAAGAATAACTACTTTTCCTAACTTGTATCCATAACTGATATCCATAACTTCCATAACTGACATTATCCTAATCTAATAATAACCAACTCCTAGCTAATCTAATATTTACAGAATAATTGAATCAACTTTCAACAGGAGCAACAAACTCCTCCCCAAACACAGTTAGAAAAGAAAAACTACGACAAGTAAAAAGTACCATAAAACCATTGTCAAGAAAGCCACGAAAAGCTTACCACCTAGCCTCAGGTTGACACGAACCTGCCCACTTCCTGTCTTCCTTCAAATTATCAAGAATTTATCCGAACAAGAAGGGAAAATCGTGACACCAACCCCGAGTCCACATGCCGAGGCGCCAaaacatcattttttttctcaagcTCCCATTTCGGATTGAGGCCTTGGAAACCAACCTTATTCCTGATATCCCAAACTGTCCAAATAATAACGTAGAACAGTGACAACCAAGATTTCATATCAAACTTTGTGAGCAGTGTACCACGCCATGAGAGTAGATTTGCCATTGCATGGTTTGGGATGTAGTACGAGATACCCCATTGAGAGCAACAAAAATACCACAAGCTGGAGGAGAACTTGCAGCTGAAAAGAGATGCTCAATAGTCTCTCGTTCCTCCTTGAAAGGGTACACCTATCATCCTCAACTCGTTGGATTCCATGTCTAAAGAGACGATCGTTGGCGTTTATTCTTCTATACTTATTCTTAAAAAAAGGCCCTTAAGTAGAATCAGTTGTAATGATGGGAGAAGGAAGTACCATTTTATCAATTAAATTGTGGTTTGCAATTGCATATGCTCTTctaaaatgaagaaaaataatAGAGATCATGGTAAGATacccccgtcccataaaaatatgtgcactttctatttttatttgttccaCAAAAagatgtgcattccatttttgaaaagtgaaatcaatttaataatataggtctcactatccaataacactactttaactaccattctcattctctctcttactttaccataccattctcctcctctttcttactttactaattttatcttaattctcgtgccatacTCATtgctcatatttataatataatacacACTTAACCATTCTaagatttctttttttattagtaaGGTTCCTTATTGTATTAGTAAGGTTACAAACACATATACACTGGCGGAATCAGGGAGGCGGCCTCCGCTCCCTCTTGGCCATCCGGAGAGCCTAAATATCTTTTAGGATAGtgttaaaaatagtaaaatcgCTCCCACCATGTGTAGAAAAATCTTTCTCCATCCCTGAAATTTATTAACTATTTCCTTATTAGTCTGTgtctaaaaaatataaactttctaattctagaatagttaaacaacataTTACTCCtacactttattttatttacaacttataccatttcAGTCTGTTCCACAATAACacaataagagtcctatttcatttttaccataaatgataagtaggcctcacattccactaacttatttcactcttattttcttataaaactaatatatatatatatatatatatatggttgtattatataccaaactagtttaaaacattaaacgccaaacacatcattatataataacgcggagttcattacaactttatttgtagttcattatagggaattctgagatttaaaaacaattacatcatcatgcatagtttagaaatctgaagttcattataatgaactccaggttctcatataatgatgttgttcggcgtttaaggtttatgagtggtttggtattgatcacagtcctatatatatatatatatctatctatatatatatatatatatatatagggatgtattcatttcctttttgtatcttttgttctttgttctttttaatctcagccccacgattttgtcatccgatggttagattggtgccacgtgtcatttaataatgcagattttcagttgaataatgcacaccgactaataatgcaccattattatgtaataatgcagattttcagttgaataatgcacaccgactaataatgcaccattatagtataataatgcagatcatctggacctttgatgaatgagatctaacggcccatattaagaagaataaaggatctcagggatgaataggagaataacgctcccctatatatatatataagtgagactcatattctactaacttattcaatccaatttctttacattttttaaaattcgtgttaTAACTAAATAGAACTTCTAttacgggacggagggagtattttatgggacggatgtagTACTTCATGTTACCAAATCAAGCTTTCTTTATTATCTTATTACCAAATTAAACCATTAAAATACTTTATGaatctatatttttattagtttatatacattattttattgtattatttaatttttagttaagtaatttttttaaatatttggtaCATTTTCTTTATTGCTATGAAATACTTATTTTAGTATATGTTTGCATCttattatttgtatataaaaataagcatttaaatttttatggggtctaaatatttacaattttatttatattacttttgtattgttatattttcattaatatattatttacttttattatttagaactatactcatttttttaatattttaattcagCCCTACCATATTTTGGTTCTGGATCAGCCACAATGGTCGACTATGTTTTGTTAAACTTTATCTTCATCTAATTGAAATGAAACGGAGTAAAAAATTGGTGAAATTTTTATCTCACatactatatactccctccgttcatcTAATTGAAATGAAACGGAGTAAAAAATTGGTGAAATTTTTATGTCACatactatatactccctccgtccaccattatgagtctcatttcttggtgacatgagttttaacaaatgttaagaaaagtgggtggaaaaaaagttagtggaatagaggtTCTACTtgtatatattggttttaaatgaaatgtgagttgaatgagttagtggaaggtatgacactattaccatttatgataattggtaaaaatgaaccgagactcctaattGCGGataaactaaaatggaaaaacgagactcttATTCACAgacaaatggagtagtattttatagCTAGATAACAATATTTAAAGGAGCAATGATAATTTACataaatatatacaaatttgttatttttcgtCACTTCACAATTTAAGGGGTTTTCATATTTAATTGCACTTTCACTTTCGTTTCACTTTGACCATTCcaattaagaaatgtaaaaaataaactTTCTAACTCAGTTTCAAAGGgaaaatgttaatttttttctaataattatctttcatttttctaaatttaaaaacaaaatcttaaaagaaatacttcataaatttaaataaataattttaataaatcttttaatttttttaaaaacttaaaaaaaggTATGTaatcatgtatatatatatatatggggtgATACAAGACAAGTTCCACATAAAAGGAGTATTTTacctaatttcaaaattataaagaaaaagaagtgaAATAATTCATTTATACCTTTTGATAGTTtaaagaaaatggaaataattaaACTTATTCCATTTAAATATTgtgaataattaattttatgcgAATCTTTTAATAATAATGGTGATTTTCaagaataaatttaattatatattttcctAACATAATAATGACGTAGTTACCCCTGCAGTTGCAGCAGAAGGGGCCAATTAGTTatacattaaataatttgtAAAGGAATCCGTTCACCAAAAAGATATAAACCACTCTTATTAGATTAAAAATTGAAGAgcgtatatatatagtatataattttttttttctcttaacaACATATCAAGTTCTCAGATTATTGATCTATATtgattttttcaaaagttaCGTAAAAAAATCCAAGCCAAATAGTCATACAATTAATAAATGCACTATAAAAAACAGTAAACATTTTAAGGACATGTTTTgttaatttgtgtttttaaatatattactaAAGTTTAAAAAACGTCCTTGTTCTTATATCCCAATAAAGTTAGAGGACATAAATAAAAgtatcctaaaaaaataaaatattaaaataatttatcctCTACTGTTTTTTACATTCTAAATTGTgcttatttacaaaattttggTGTCAATTTAACCGATGGCAGTTGGATTTGgtctattattaaaaaatacgTACTGCTATATTAATTGCAATCAAGCAAAGAAACATGAAATTAATGCCCAAAGATCATATAAAATGTAGAAACTTTAAATATAGCTATGACCCCAAAAAACTTTCAAatcttataaattaaaaaaaatcgaaaaatatTCCGTTGATAAAATTGTAGGAACCaagcatttattaaaaaatattctcgaccttatttaaaaaatgattccATTTGCTATCATTTAAACGCCTAAATATCGTATAGTATCAGATACAGTTCTAAATAAAACACGTAGATGGCTATTATATATTCACCAACATCAGCACtttcattctcttttacttttatttttattttttttatttttaaattaatactgaTCCATAGAATCCAAAAGTAATTCACATCTTTCACAAATTAGGAGCAACGTAAAAGTTTAGTTATACATCCACAACCAATAAAGAAGAACCATATAACTCATGAAATTGATGTGTAGATGGTAGCAAATCTTCTTGGGGATGATGGAAGTTGAATGATTGCACCTCCAATCTTCCTCTCTTCCTTTCTCCTCTCTTTTCCCCTCCTTTCTCGTCTGGAATATCTGAAAATCCCCAGAAACTGCTCCAGAAACCAATTTGAAGACTAAATTCGGCAGTTTCCGAGAAAAACGCCCGACCCGGGCGTTTTTTATGCCAAACCGGGCGTTTCTACTGGACCCTGGCGTTTTCGCCGGGTTTGCACTGCTCCGCGCAGTCTCGTCAAATGGTCATAACTTTTTCATCCGAGCTCCGATGGAGGCATACAAGGTACCCACGTGAAACTATTTCAAAGACGAAGATAACGGTGATAAGATAAAAGAATTTGGACATTGTCTTAATAGGAAACGAACACTTTGAATCAGACCCCACCGCTTTGGCTTATTGTAGTCACTCCACATGTATATCTATCAactaatatataataatcaaactttaatgattaattgaaagatgattttaatataaaaaataggagAAATCTTGGAGTAGAATGAGCAtcatttgattcacatcacATGGAAAAAAAGCTAGTTTTAAAATGGATAATTGTTAtctattgtattttttaaaactggttttttgaaaaattttatcCTTTCTTagtcaaaataaaacaaattattagTAGATAACACTGAACTTAAAAGATCACAGTTCTACTATAAACCTAAAACATTCAGATGTACAACAGTTTTATGTAAcaaagaaagataaaaagaatTACAAAATGTAACTTGAAAGTTTTTAGTTTGTAGGCAACATATGCAactttatcatttttaatttagtCTATTGACAACATCAGCACTTTCATTCCTTGGATCATAAATTGCAGCAAAAATtagagtaaataaaaaatatagtgCCAAAAATTACagttacaataaaattaaagggaAGAATCTAAGTTGAGAAATGGCAAAGAATGAAGCCATTAATTATTGTGGGATAGAAGGGAAGAAACCGTGAAGAGGAATTAAAAGAGacagttaaattaattgtttagggttcattttaattttttcgaggtaaatatattaataactTGCACGTATATACTATGATGAAATTCTCTTATTTACAACtggtttttgaaaaattagtgCTTCTTTTGATATGTTGTTCGAAAATGCATAATTATACAATTTACTAATTGTGTAGGGAATGAAGCTATTGAATATGGAGACGACTCGAAATTGCTTATTAATGGGATGTTTTGGATTcatgttttctttcttcttcttttttgtcGATTCCACTACTGCAATTCCTTCACACAGGTTAGCACGCAACATGTATTTTTTAGTCTTCTATTTTTGGTGTTAAACCAACTATTTTGATGAGTTGATGAGATTAATTTAATACAACCGAAAGTCAACTATATATATTGTTACCATattcatttttctatatttacACATTTTGGTCCATTTCGCATATCAGTATCATGgattaaaaaaatgttgttgtttgttgtttaaaatcttgatatttgaCTCGACTCAGTAGAAATATAGTGGAAAGTGAGTTAGAAAAAGATATGGAtcctatttttataataaaatgtgagtttaaTAAGTTAGTAGAAATGTGAGATCCATTAGTAAGGGTGTCAATTAATCGTGCAAGgacgaaaaataaaatttgtgtcaATTAATCATggaaggagggagtacataTCTATAGTTTGAGACCAATAATTATTGTGAGTTCTATTATACTGCGAATTGCATCTTCACTACAAAATGCAAACTAAAATCTGAATTTAGTTTGCGTTTCGTAGTGTAGTTTACAATTGATTACACCTCCAGATATTGTCATATTAAATACTCCGAATTTAGTTTGCGTTTCGTAGTGTAGTTTACAATTGATTACACCTCCAGATATTGTCATATTAAATACTCCGAATTTAGTTTGCGTTTCGTAGTGGAGTATATCAAAACATAAATGGTCAAAAAGAATATGTTAAAGATTTTTGAGAAAATGtataaaaaatcatattttttttattaccttATCTCATGAATGCAGGCTGCTTCAAAGCAACCGCATCTTCTCCACTCCAACTGCGTTTTTCGCCTGGCATTGTAAGCTTCaattctaaaatgaaaaaatttcttATCTAAAAATTTTTGAATCAAAAACACAAATTCTAAGTAATTAACATGATTAAAAATACAAATGAAAAATCAGGTGGAGATAGACAACGGCATTGTTAAACTCAGTCTGCTAAATCCGTCGGGCCAGATCGCCGGCTAGTCATATAACGGAATCGCCAACGTCCTCGAACCCGAGTTTAAAGACTCACAAAGAGGGTcagtaacaaaaaaaaaatcattatttttattagatAAACAAAAAACTTTTAAAAGCAAATCcaagaattttgaattttgcttgtttaatttattgttgCTGCTTTCAACTGACCTTTTTCCTATATTGTTTTCAAATGTAGGTATTGGGGTATAGTGTCACgacccttctagggtataataaatgcggcgatcgcgacttaacaGGACTTAAACGCAATCAAAGAAAAAggctagggttttataaaaggggtttgaccaaggaaataaatgaacaataaaTCAAGAGAAAAGGGTGATGCTTTGACAGATAGACCAAAAGGAGAAAAACAATTATTATCATTGGTATTCAAAATAATACGGGTTCAGCGTACTCCAAAACGTATCATGTATTTAGATTCTAAAACGGAACTCAAAATAGTGTCAAGATTaaacaataagtaaaacaggtttcagcggaagcatcGAAGAGAAGAGTGcagttatgtatgaagacacaacgacactcacatatcaaagataaacaattcattcttcgattaacttgctcaacaccaccatactctcgtcgccgctcaacctgcacatagggaaaacatatgcagggctgagtactataaaatactcagtggactcatgcggCAAACAActtatcaaaatattatttatcatgccttTTTCAAGTATCCATCggggtttttatttttagaaaggcccgagctaccaaaatatttcatcgttcaaaagtcgactgatcagtcattttcccatagacgtttacTATATCTGCCAATACCTGACttagaatgtggccacaaaccaagtcactagaccggccaacccgtacgctagcacacgatctaccataggtgtacactagtccaagtatggtttgcggccctacgaggacccgaattcgatttaaataataatggcataaagtCATATCaaataggcacgttaaaattaaacaaggcatgataaacacagtttcattcccatcgataaaacatttaggacatcatccttatttaaaagaaagcccacctcgcttgtttagataacacaatacacaactcaaagcaaccctcgttccttgtgctcacgtacgcacgacaacccttgtcaacaccacaatACAATCAGCCTTTCATCACAaaaattatcatgcatgccctaacgttccttccatcgtctctttaatttacccatcccaaacgttcttCAAcacaaggaaacacaccatagcttACATCAACGAACAACACATCACTACATCATAGAATGggttccttaacacatatgcatcatgtatatatcattcaaaacttaacaacatagattatttttgtatgatagaaatctggcagaatagcgcagtcattttgtaaaaatcattaaaaactcgtccgacctccgttggggctaaaattttaccacaatacagtagacacatcaaagatcatccagttaaaagtttacatcaaaatcacatcattaggtcggtcaaatcaaaaacgaaaatcactggacgagaatataaattctggcagaactgcgcagtcgacttcaaagattcattaaaaattcatctttcgtccaaaaaggctgaaattacacacaacacagaagacaccttgaagtttactcagttaaaatttcgcaccaaaataagatcggttggtcagtcaaacacacggcggaatctactgtccgaacaccatagttgtcatgcttccaaatttcaaattagggtttatcaaatattcatccaaacacatatattcatgcttccaacacataatcatgcttcaaaaagatcccACCAttatgttctcatatattcacatagcattcaccacaaATCATCCATAAGTTCATTCATAAACAACCATAACGCATATACATATCTTTTTCTCATGCAACCATCAATCCCACCCGATTAAATCTTAGACCTACGATCTCTACACTcattatatgcatgaaggaatcaatatcaaggtttcaatggagaggatgaggtaaagaaattcaattatacctttcttaatcgaaacgatcggtagaaacaaagtaaaattttgattcttcaacttaaattcttctcaAAAAGATGAAGAATTCTTGGAGAAggataaaagaaaaattgagagagagtgGGAGAGTGGAGAGTGGCGTGTAGTTAGTGGCTATGGTTAGGGTTTTCCTCCCTTATTTATAGAGATAATTTCCAAGATTTGAttcttcataattaattaaatgaataatgtGGAGTTAGAGAAAGAGAGGTAGAATGGCGTGAATTATGGGAGAAGAATAAGGAGGAATTCAAAATcaaggctatttaattagcctatgatttaatttggtatttcacggagtagaataaaataacaatTTCCACCATTAAAATAGGGAAGTAGGCGATTTT from Salvia splendens isolate huo1 chromosome 15, SspV2, whole genome shotgun sequence encodes the following:
- the LOC121766887 gene encoding uncharacterized protein LOC121766887, which gives rise to MGEKETVQNYLSRVTEIVSQMGSYGESISDEQVVGKVLTSLSESFDYLIPAIEESKDLSTYTFDELMSSLLAHETREADTVEADFAVDFMAEDVAVAEDADARMRDVKTYKVFNVIIARRMDTKKLSVGVSKKDEQKVNFTEKVEEENNLFMAHTNIVADANERMWFVDSGCSNHMSVSRSLFKDFDEKQKWRVRLGEDKQVSIEGRGAVAIKTV